GCGTTTACTGTCGGGATTTGGAAATTTCTGATGGGTGTAACCCACGATGTCTGGGAAGCAACACCGCGAGTAAACGACCAAGTAAAGGATCGCGACTAAAATATTTGGTATTCGAGGAACGTACGAGGTACCTTCTGACTTTATTATCTACTTGGTAAGTTTCTAATGGCTTCTAACTCGTGAAAACCGCGATATGTACATGTTTCCGGGGATATTACTCACGTCCATTCTCTCTTCTCTCTCCACCCGACCAGACCGATGATTTGTTTTGTTCCCTATAGCTCGCCGACGTAGCACCGCCATGAACAGGTACGCCCCCTCTACCACTTCTACTCCCCCGAAACCGTCATGTACCCTCCGCCAATCGCTCACAACGATCATGGTTTCGGAACGCGAGTACGACGTAATCGTCCTCGGTGTGGGTGGGATGGGGAGCGCCGCGGTCTACCACCTCGCGCGCCGCGGCGTCGACGTCCTCGGCATCGAGCGGTTCGACGTCCCGCACGCGATGGGGTCGTCCCACGGCATCACGCGCATCATCAGGCGGGCGTACTACGAGCACCCGTCGTACATCCCGCTGATCGAGCGGGCGTACGACCTGTGGGACGACCTGGCGGAGGAGACCGGCCGGCCGGTCATCCACCGGACGGGGTCGGTCGACGCGGCCCCGCCGGGGAACGTCGTCTTCGAGGGGTCGCTGCGCTCCTGTGCGGAGTACGACATCCCCCACGAGGTGCTGACGGGCGCGGAGCTGGCCGAGCGGTTCCCCGGCTACCGGCTGCCGGAGGACTACCGGGCGCTCTACCAGCCCGACGGGGGGTTCGTCGTCCCGGAGCAGGCCATCGTCGGGCACGTGGAGGCCGCGGGGGCCGCGGGGGGTGAGGTGCGCGCCCGCGAGCGGGTCACCGGGTGGGAGGAGACGGCCGACGGGGGCGTCCGCGTCGAGACCGACCGGGGGACCTACCGCGCCGACCGGCTGGTCCTCGCCGCGGGCGCGTGGAACTCCGCGTTCGCCGACGAGCTGTCGGGGCTCGCGGTCCCCGAGCGGCAGGTGCTCGCGTGGTTCCAGCCGGAGACGCCCGCGACGTTCCGCCCGGAGAACTTCCCCGTCTGGAACGTGAGCGTCCCGGAGGGGCGGTTCTACGGCCTACCGATCTACGACGTGCCGGGGTTCAAGCTCGGGAAGTACCACCACCGCGACGAGGAGGTCGACCCGGACGACTGGAACCGCGACCCCGAACCGGAGGACGAGCGCCTCCTGCGGGAGTTCACGGCGAAGTACTTCCCGGACGCCGCCGGGCCGACCATGCGCCTCGCCACCTGCATGTTCACCAACTCCCCGGACGAGCACTTCATCCTCGACACGCTCACCGACCACCCGCAGGTGGCCGTCGGCGCGGGCTTCTC
The Halomarina pelagica DNA segment above includes these coding regions:
- the solA gene encoding N-methyl-L-tryptophan oxidase, with the protein product MVSEREYDVIVLGVGGMGSAAVYHLARRGVDVLGIERFDVPHAMGSSHGITRIIRRAYYEHPSYIPLIERAYDLWDDLAEETGRPVIHRTGSVDAAPPGNVVFEGSLRSCAEYDIPHEVLTGAELAERFPGYRLPEDYRALYQPDGGFVVPEQAIVGHVEAAGAAGGEVRARERVTGWEETADGGVRVETDRGTYRADRLVLAAGAWNSAFADELSGLAVPERQVLAWFQPETPATFRPENFPVWNVSVPEGRFYGLPIYDVPGFKLGKYHHRDEEVDPDDWNRDPEPEDERLLREFTAKYFPDAAGPTMRLATCMFTNSPDEHFILDTLTDHPQVAVGAGFSGHGFKFASAIGEILADLALDGTTDHPIDMFALDRFE